From a region of the Methanothrix sp. genome:
- a CDS encoding lysylphosphatidylglycerol synthase transmembrane domain-containing protein has translation MGSPASSRSLSTISYFYLQIILCGVHRDGIELPTPDARKSITLVAVGTSLYLMYLYHVGFSGIAESMRSVDIRIFSLGFVLALLGVLFDGLAWRRVAIKFGCSISISDAFLMYLSCIFLNNLIPSGSFSGETARIYFLEKIASPGIDRSSATVAATRIITAVPFFFGVVVGMAYLILETSAPAWAIATCSGIAVVLLGINAIFVGICFSSGWLEGIISRLIEFVERVFHRRVDRSLCMGIVRRFHSAMNGFIDHRRTILVSTAWAFAAWLCMNLVAFITFRSMGIEVSMWAIFAVYAVMIFIQMLPLVLPGGIGLVDIVMITLFSAIGVPTSYAVAATILSRLIQLWFLTIAGGAATAYLLRRIDENRKSSMNQLA, from the coding sequence ATGGGATCTCCGGCCTCATCCCGGAGCCTCTCGACGATAAGCTATTTTTATCTTCAGATCATCCTTTGTGGTGTGCATCGAGACGGGATAGAGCTTCCCACGCCGGATGCGAGAAAGTCGATCACGCTGGTGGCGGTCGGCACATCGCTGTATCTCATGTACCTGTACCACGTCGGCTTCTCCGGGATAGCGGAGAGCATGAGATCCGTGGATATCCGCATTTTCTCTCTGGGCTTCGTGCTGGCGCTCCTCGGCGTGCTCTTCGACGGGCTCGCCTGGAGGCGTGTTGCCATCAAGTTCGGCTGCAGTATCTCGATATCTGATGCATTCCTGATGTACCTCTCGTGCATATTCCTGAACAATCTGATACCGTCAGGCAGCTTCTCGGGAGAGACCGCCAGGATATACTTCCTGGAGAAGATCGCGTCTCCTGGAATCGATCGATCCTCGGCGACGGTCGCTGCGACGCGCATAATCACAGCTGTGCCGTTCTTCTTTGGGGTTGTGGTCGGCATGGCATATCTGATCCTGGAGACGAGTGCGCCGGCGTGGGCTATCGCGACATGCTCAGGAATTGCGGTTGTTCTTCTTGGCATCAACGCGATATTCGTGGGCATATGCTTCTCGAGCGGCTGGCTTGAGGGGATAATATCGAGGCTGATAGAGTTTGTGGAAAGGGTCTTCCATCGCAGGGTCGACAGGAGCCTGTGCATGGGCATAGTGCGCAGATTTCATTCGGCGATGAACGGATTCATCGACCACAGAAGAACGATACTGGTGAGCACAGCCTGGGCGTTCGCAGCCTGGCTCTGCATGAACCTGGTCGCGTTTATCACCTTCAGATCAATGGGCATCGAGGTCTCGATGTGGGCGATATTCGCGGTCTACGCTGTGATGATATTCATCCAGATGCTTCCCCTGGTGCTCCCCGGAGGCATCGGGCTTGTCGATATAGTGATGATAACGCTCTTCAGCGCCATAGGGGTCCCCACGAGCTACGCTGTCGCCGCAACAATACTCTCCAGGCTGATACAGCTCTGGTTCCTAACGATAGCTGGAGGGGCTGCGACAGCATACCTGCTGAGGAGAATAGATGAAAACCGGAAGAGCTCAATGAACCAGCTGGCATGA
- a CDS encoding ATP-binding protein yields MGDHGAPDDIFRHLFESLPVGVAYLDRECRIMLANPSFTSITGLDGEEISRTEDPPFADREARSRILDILNSGNRSSFEHICTRPDGERVHLRTYVHPLSSGPIRAQIVSMDITEGKEKEAMLRSSQRTLEKLVADRTSELKSKNEELEWLLYTISHDLRAPLLTISGFLGFLKEDIRAGNSRRIDDDLRVIETAVNDINEMLDDTLKISRIGRILASRERVPFADIVNEALTLTREKLVSRGVDVVIDGDLPVVHASRIRAVEVLVNLIDNSVKYMGDQRSPQIHIGCKKNGETVFYVRDNGMGIDPKHQSNVFRLFYKIDSRSEGTGAGLAIVKKIIETHGGRVWIESEPGKGCTVLFTLPVASTEKNTDQK; encoded by the coding sequence TTGGGAGATCACGGTGCCCCGGATGATATTTTCAGACATCTCTTTGAGAGCCTGCCGGTGGGCGTGGCGTATCTTGATCGAGAATGCAGGATTATGCTTGCAAACCCATCGTTCACATCAATAACCGGACTGGATGGAGAGGAGATCAGCAGAACAGAAGATCCACCATTCGCAGATCGCGAGGCTCGTTCGCGCATACTCGATATCCTGAACTCGGGCAACAGATCCAGCTTCGAGCACATCTGCACCAGACCTGACGGAGAGAGGGTGCATCTGAGGACGTATGTCCATCCGCTGAGCTCGGGCCCCATACGCGCGCAGATCGTAAGCATGGATATCACTGAAGGAAAAGAGAAAGAGGCGATGCTGAGAAGCTCCCAACGGACCCTGGAGAAGCTCGTTGCCGACAGGACTTCAGAGCTCAAATCGAAGAACGAGGAGCTGGAATGGCTGCTGTACACAATATCTCATGACCTGAGAGCTCCGTTGCTCACGATCAGCGGCTTTCTCGGATTTCTCAAAGAGGATATACGTGCCGGAAACTCCAGGAGGATCGATGATGATCTGCGAGTCATAGAGACCGCGGTGAACGACATCAATGAAATGCTGGATGACACGCTGAAGATCAGCAGGATAGGCAGGATCCTGGCGTCGCGAGAGCGCGTGCCATTTGCAGATATCGTGAATGAGGCCCTCACCCTCACGAGGGAAAAGCTGGTGTCCAGAGGAGTTGATGTGGTGATCGATGGAGATCTTCCTGTGGTTCATGCCAGCAGGATCAGGGCTGTGGAGGTTCTCGTCAATCTGATAGACAACAGCGTGAAGTACATGGGGGATCAGAGGTCGCCACAGATACATATCGGCTGCAAAAAGAACGGAGAGACCGTGTTTTACGTCAGGGACAACGGCATGGGCATCGATCCGAAGCATCAAAGCAACGTCTTCAGGCTGTTTTACAAGATTGACAGCAGATCAGAGGGGACCGGAGCCGGCCTTGCGATCGTCAAAAAGATAATCGAAACGCATGGCGGGCGGGTCTGGATAGAGTCGGAGCCGGGAAAGGGGTGCACGGTTCTCTTCACCCTGCCGGTCGCATCAACGGAGAAGAACACAGATCAGAAATGA
- a CDS encoding pentapeptide repeat-containing protein translates to MDSRSVVQIRAVVWCSLLLYLLTISMAYSQDIGCNASEGICRIVSPSEIVGKIRAGEPVVYENVFISGDINITRLEKPVVSPIKIANSTINGSLRINGVEFMGPLNLSGTVFSGEVAARGASFGSDVSFAGAHLLREAEFTLTRFEGTANFIGTNFHGMVSMSYAQFSKVASFEGAAFWSHADFSNAQFMDDTSFERVHFLRSASFEFARFYQLVSFWRSVFHGDVSFANSEFSGTANFMSVSFDENAVFMGSRFSHDVTFSAARFSKAAVFGLGAFQGFSDFSSAHFRSVAFFGLAKLEDNTRFVNTTFGGDLVLTSSRIYSMQLENASFSDSSKIYLNEADFTRMLARWSLIKDHLVYDSAAYLALVKNYKNMEWRDDANDCYYQYRRISQSSEPWGLEKMIDVISWLSCGYGVKPSYTIFWSMFMILLFGLVYWIGNGIREIAWENLSDEEVDGEQEKNPEAHEGDSDSVSESRPVRSTERRIPFSDSIFFSAMSFTAQSPASLYPVGIYKHVSMIEGILGWFLLGLFVVVLSGMLIR, encoded by the coding sequence ATGGACAGCAGGAGCGTGGTTCAGATACGGGCTGTCGTGTGGTGTTCGCTGCTGTTATATCTGCTGACGATCTCCATGGCCTACAGCCAGGATATCGGCTGCAATGCGAGCGAGGGAATCTGCAGGATCGTATCTCCGTCTGAGATCGTGGGTAAGATCCGCGCCGGGGAGCCTGTGGTCTACGAGAACGTCTTCATCTCAGGGGATATCAACATCACCAGGCTGGAAAAGCCCGTGGTCTCTCCGATAAAGATAGCGAATTCAACGATCAATGGATCTCTGAGAATCAACGGCGTTGAGTTCATGGGTCCGCTGAACCTCAGCGGCACGGTCTTCTCAGGGGAGGTGGCCGCGAGGGGTGCGAGTTTCGGCTCCGACGTCTCTTTCGCGGGCGCGCATCTGCTCAGGGAGGCTGAGTTTACCCTGACGAGGTTCGAGGGGACTGCGAACTTCATCGGGACGAATTTTCATGGCATGGTGAGCATGAGCTACGCCCAGTTCTCAAAGGTGGCGAGCTTCGAGGGGGCTGCGTTCTGGAGCCACGCTGACTTCTCCAACGCCCAGTTCATGGACGATACGAGCTTCGAGAGGGTTCACTTTCTCAGAAGCGCCAGCTTCGAGTTCGCGCGGTTCTACCAGCTCGTCTCGTTCTGGCGCTCTGTGTTTCATGGAGATGTGAGCTTTGCGAACAGCGAGTTCTCCGGAACGGCCAACTTCATGAGCGTGAGCTTCGATGAGAACGCCGTGTTCATGGGCTCCAGGTTCTCCCATGATGTCACATTCAGCGCGGCCAGGTTCTCGAAGGCAGCTGTCTTCGGCCTTGGAGCGTTCCAGGGATTCTCTGATTTCTCAAGTGCGCACTTCAGATCGGTCGCGTTCTTCGGGCTCGCAAAGCTCGAGGACAACACGAGGTTTGTCAACACGACATTCGGTGGGGATCTCGTGCTGACAAGCTCCCGGATATACTCGATGCAGCTCGAGAACGCGAGCTTCTCAGATTCATCTAAGATATACCTGAACGAGGCCGACTTCACGAGAATGCTCGCCCGCTGGTCTCTGATAAAAGATCATCTCGTCTACGACAGCGCCGCTTATCTAGCACTCGTGAAGAACTACAAGAACATGGAGTGGAGGGACGACGCGAACGACTGTTACTACCAGTACAGGAGGATAAGCCAGTCCTCTGAGCCGTGGGGATTGGAGAAGATGATCGATGTGATCTCATGGCTCTCCTGCGGTTACGGCGTGAAGCCGAGCTACACCATATTCTGGTCGATGTTCATGATCCTCCTCTTCGGTTTGGTGTACTGGATCGGCAACGGGATAAGGGAGATCGCCTGGGAGAACCTATCGGATGAGGAGGTGGATGGAGAGCAGGAGAAGAATCCAGAGGCCCACGAGGGTGATTCTGATAGCGTCTCTGAGAGCAGGCCTGTGCGATCGACGGAGAGGCGCATACCGTTCTCAGACTCGATATTCTTCAGCGCGATGTCGTTCACCGCCCAGTCACCAGCCTCGCTCTATCCTGTCGGCATATACAAGCACGTCAGCATGATCGAGGGGATACTCGGATGGTTCCTGCTGGGGCTGTTCGTGGTTGTTCTCAGCGGGATGCTGATACGATAA
- a CDS encoding gamma carbonic anhydrase family protein, protein MIEETRWTAARMPQPPDMPYPSEPSDWEALWCEPVVDKTAWVSPGAVLIGRVVLKRGSSVWYGCVLRGDESFIEVGEESNIQDCSVLHVEPDTPCIIGDHVTLGHRVTVHASQVEDWAMVGIGATVLSGSVVGSGAIVAAGALVLEGTKVPPETLWAGVPAREIRKVTPELRERVISTNRQYANRAAMYLHREKLLAKGRGQQGSHQHSDNILL, encoded by the coding sequence ATGATCGAGGAAACCAGATGGACCGCTGCAAGGATGCCACAGCCCCCGGATATGCCGTATCCCTCTGAGCCCTCGGACTGGGAGGCTCTGTGGTGCGAGCCAGTAGTGGATAAGACCGCATGGGTGAGCCCCGGAGCTGTTCTTATTGGCCGGGTTGTTCTGAAGCGGGGAAGCTCAGTCTGGTATGGATGTGTCCTCAGGGGAGATGAGTCGTTCATCGAGGTGGGGGAGGAGAGCAACATCCAGGACTGCTCGGTGCTGCATGTGGAGCCTGACACGCCCTGCATCATAGGGGATCACGTCACACTCGGACACAGGGTCACTGTGCATGCATCTCAGGTTGAGGACTGGGCGATGGTGGGCATAGGCGCCACCGTTCTCAGCGGATCTGTTGTGGGCAGTGGCGCAATAGTTGCTGCGGGCGCTCTTGTGCTCGAGGGCACGAAGGTGCCGCCTGAGACGCTGTGGGCTGGTGTGCCAGCGAGGGAGATCAGAAAGGTTACGCCGGAGCTCAGGGAGCGGGTGATCTCGACGAACAGGCAGTACGCGAACAGGGCTGCGATGTACCTCCACAGGGAGAAGCTGCTCGCAAAAGGAAGGGGCCAGCAGGGCAGCCACCAGCATTCAGATAACATCCTGCTCTGA
- a CDS encoding glutamate-cysteine ligase family protein — translation MIGTEHEYSINDRSFNPLPISDLLIKRLNGRVEHEIDFGGVRLSKELQKHVLELVPPPADSIAALEGLLHAGVRRLYRCFGEHRFLGLGMHPLLTLNQTSFWDHDEAEYYRLYDRIFNIRQHGWLNIQALQINISYSVSDMLVEMFNRLRALLPYLIAVSAASPFVEGRCTGYMDNRLLFYMENQREIPEICNGVIPERIRSVRDYVMVNRGIYRKLQQMNADLLCREWVNSRGIIVRFKRRCLEIKAIDEQECIRSDMSITAFVNALLRSDITLEEDEETLREMMYLAIRTGTSEMMPELQRLYRVAERCASPDERAYLPLIRERIDNGSLAEVLVGMYRQTGSMREPMEHAERALRTNMPMLSTG, via the coding sequence ATGATAGGCACAGAGCATGAGTACTCCATAAACGACCGGAGCTTCAATCCCCTCCCGATCTCAGATCTGCTCATAAAAAGATTGAACGGCCGGGTCGAGCACGAGATAGATTTCGGAGGTGTGCGTCTCTCCAAGGAGCTCCAGAAGCACGTCCTGGAGCTGGTCCCTCCGCCTGCTGATAGCATAGCTGCGCTTGAGGGTCTGCTCCACGCAGGCGTAAGGAGGCTCTACAGGTGTTTCGGTGAGCACAGATTCCTCGGGCTGGGAATGCATCCCCTTCTCACACTGAACCAGACCAGCTTCTGGGATCATGATGAAGCTGAGTACTACCGTCTCTATGACAGGATCTTCAATATAAGGCAGCATGGTTGGCTCAACATCCAGGCTCTCCAGATAAACATCTCATACAGCGTAAGCGATATGCTGGTGGAGATGTTCAACAGGCTGAGAGCCCTGCTGCCCTATCTGATAGCGGTCTCTGCAGCCTCCCCCTTCGTTGAGGGCAGATGCACAGGATACATGGACAACAGGCTTTTATTCTACATGGAGAACCAGCGTGAGATCCCGGAGATATGCAACGGCGTGATCCCGGAGAGGATCAGGAGCGTCAGGGATTACGTGATGGTAAACAGGGGGATCTACAGGAAACTCCAGCAGATGAACGCGGATCTGCTCTGCAGGGAGTGGGTTAACTCCAGAGGGATAATAGTCCGGTTTAAAAGAAGATGCCTGGAGATCAAAGCAATAGATGAGCAGGAGTGCATAAGATCTGATATGAGTATAACCGCATTTGTAAACGCACTTCTGCGAAGTGATATCACTCTGGAGGAGGATGAGGAGACTCTGAGGGAGATGATGTACCTAGCCATAAGGACCGGCACGTCTGAGATGATGCCTGAGCTCCAGAGGCTTTACAGAGTGGCAGAGAGGTGTGCGTCTCCTGACGAGAGGGCATATCTCCCGCTGATAAGAGAGCGCATCGATAACGGTAGCCTCGCAGAGGTTCTTGTGGGAATGTACAGGCAGACGGGAAGCATGAGAGAGCCCATGGAGCATGCGGAGAGGGCGCTGAGGACTAACATGCCCATGCTCTCCACCGGGTGA
- a CDS encoding SdrD B-like domain-containing protein, which translates to MSVEPTSGELNCKVESVELKATVTGGKGPYSYQWYKDGSKISGATGSSYTATGAGIYKVVVTDANGCTAESSATITEVECITKIIVDKVTDPSGSAESFDFTGSWSGGTTFSLTDSDAPYDSGNLAPGEYTVTESVPDGWDLSSIEIDGDTDGGSSTSGSTATIDLDAGETIRVTFTNTLKTGGQGKLDVSGYKFNDLNGNGNWETGEPGIEGWTIYLSDGTTTISTTTGADGSYSFTNLPAGTYTITEEERAGWSRTLPADPGSYEINFDGEEDRSVADLNFGNVQTVQPQARLSIDASPQDPCSNTPVVVTVSCKNLQGDLCGSIASMTLYYGSSQVEMTKGSNGKWTATVPGQSAGTTLSVYAVPKDSQGNFIGSIGTTATVEITWVDCAIDIEKTADRETVEPGDTITYTLTVKNTGSATINDATVVDTLPPGTLYKSANPAPSGVSGSVVTWNLGALEAGESVVITLTATVESDVCTRQSFTPSDEQNQKRGLAPPVTGEERLTIMAASPVDQELIDSLYRNMTRLEAKLNYVRKYRDTFDKANTSLVISNVTLNGSVYKLMNYTSTTTGDVLTEAYNSSGALAWSLLVRPHKYDSLRTEYVNGRVVSENYITREPWEGLLIEYDRPYPGYTNLTVTYYPTGDTLVVVRDLYGNVISREYKKLPGVPPVPLELENCATVKGMIGDIEVSDRSCATVTVICPMPPQGRLTLDKRPSVEVASVGQTITYTYTITNGGETTISNIYVDDDMLGRINTDPITLGPGETAEVTATYVVKPTDTSPIKNVATAAGQDPNGDVVSDPAEAEVVIAGEVLFNKTAEPKVVEPGDTITYTIRYQNTGGALHDVYIVDHYPNEVYFISATPAPTSGNNVWYVGDLGPGESGEIVIVVGVAQELGNMSFSMDQSVSGSGYVNVYNNLCTTPPKIVNRAEMVYRLTQNGESTKVTTAAEVQLGPPATCAKIKEHGSGSYETEDQVRYERGNRTITWNKSLSATHYPTSFSLPRDRNVNYTTLWVEKQKAKNYATDASFSEEYTYARSIKRDSSLQMDENGSRLMIDTEFTGMGHVGILKARESNLTKNALDNAVYESREDYVGSFRLYQKVDEYGEHLRSESEASGTGFAAVDKRLGSAQRSYESGTGSYESSQLMDTLSSYMHKEISLNHAPANYTYSQGMGVNYTGKWYEGMWSKTDKSLISESFSSLDTLEKETYARGLNEMETEAEFSGKADFRVLYQDLSGREGRTIDLVDQYIGDYKVNRKVSITGVSRYSYPHISVRKEGSVDLANSTYADYRIIVENDGNVNLGPVYILDIFPPGTEYVGSSARPGELTSEYANWTLLHLGIGDTTTISLTLNITEEVSNLVNRVIVSGAHDDEWVTARNFSSIKVDWLECCPAELTATKTAVVHNDTVSYRISLSNRANYTMVAFVIDYIPSDMQLINYSLTPSQIRENRIEWAILDLRPGKRIDIDYNMRALRSGTFTNRARVEAYPIDGPGSVEADLAARAYVGVEIKEREREGWTVPKCMGLNCTESYRDDWMSCSTCAPE; encoded by the coding sequence GTGAGTGTTGAACCGACATCAGGCGAGCTGAACTGCAAAGTCGAGAGCGTCGAGCTCAAAGCAACCGTTACGGGTGGTAAAGGGCCGTACTCGTACCAGTGGTACAAGGATGGGAGCAAGATAAGCGGTGCGACCGGTTCGAGCTACACAGCGACAGGAGCAGGTATCTACAAGGTCGTGGTGACCGATGCAAACGGCTGTACCGCAGAGTCCAGTGCGACAATAACAGAGGTCGAGTGTATTACCAAGATCATAGTCGACAAGGTTACAGACCCAAGCGGCTCGGCTGAGAGCTTCGATTTCACAGGATCATGGAGTGGAGGCACGACATTCTCTCTGACAGACTCTGACGCTCCTTACGATAGCGGTAATCTGGCACCAGGCGAGTACACGGTAACCGAGAGTGTGCCTGATGGCTGGGACCTGAGCAGCATAGAAATCGATGGTGATACAGATGGTGGATCCTCCACGTCAGGCTCCACTGCCACAATCGATCTTGATGCAGGCGAGACGATCAGAGTCACGTTCACCAATACCCTCAAGACAGGTGGCCAGGGCAAACTCGACGTCAGCGGATACAAGTTCAACGATCTGAACGGGAATGGTAATTGGGAGACAGGAGAGCCTGGAATCGAGGGCTGGACGATTTACCTCTCGGACGGGACCACAACGATCTCGACCACTACCGGCGCAGATGGGAGCTACTCCTTCACAAACCTGCCCGCTGGAACGTACACGATAACAGAGGAGGAGAGGGCAGGATGGAGCAGAACACTCCCTGCAGATCCCGGAAGCTATGAGATCAACTTTGACGGAGAGGAGGACAGGAGCGTAGCGGACCTGAACTTCGGTAACGTTCAGACTGTACAGCCTCAGGCCAGGCTTTCGATAGATGCCTCCCCGCAGGATCCCTGCAGCAATACGCCTGTGGTTGTAACAGTGAGCTGTAAGAACCTGCAGGGCGATCTCTGCGGCAGCATCGCCAGCATGACTCTGTACTACGGTTCGTCCCAAGTGGAGATGACAAAGGGTTCGAACGGCAAATGGACCGCGACGGTGCCAGGCCAGTCTGCAGGCACCACACTCAGCGTTTACGCAGTGCCGAAGGATTCCCAGGGCAATTTCATAGGATCGATAGGGACGACCGCGACCGTGGAAATAACCTGGGTGGACTGCGCAATCGATATCGAGAAGACTGCTGATAGGGAGACCGTGGAGCCTGGCGACACCATAACATACACTCTCACGGTGAAAAACACCGGCAGCGCGACGATAAATGATGCCACAGTGGTCGACACGCTCCCGCCTGGCACGCTGTACAAATCCGCGAATCCAGCGCCGTCAGGCGTCAGCGGCAGTGTCGTCACGTGGAACCTGGGTGCTCTCGAGGCGGGCGAATCTGTGGTCATCACCCTGACCGCGACGGTCGAGAGCGACGTATGCACGCGCCAGAGCTTCACGCCCTCGGATGAGCAGAACCAGAAGCGCGGTCTGGCTCCACCTGTGACAGGAGAGGAGAGGCTCACCATAATGGCAGCATCTCCCGTCGACCAGGAGCTGATCGATTCCCTCTACAGAAACATGACGAGGCTCGAGGCGAAGCTGAACTACGTCAGGAAGTACAGGGACACGTTCGATAAGGCGAACACCTCTCTGGTCATCAGCAACGTCACTCTGAACGGCTCTGTGTACAAGCTGATGAACTACACCAGCACCACAACCGGAGATGTTCTCACAGAGGCCTACAACTCCTCAGGAGCCCTTGCATGGTCTCTCCTTGTGAGACCTCATAAATACGACTCCCTGCGCACAGAGTACGTCAACGGCAGGGTAGTCTCTGAGAACTACATCACAAGAGAGCCATGGGAGGGCCTCCTCATCGAGTACGACAGGCCATATCCAGGGTACACGAACCTCACGGTCACTTACTATCCGACGGGCGATACTCTCGTCGTCGTCAGGGATCTCTACGGGAATGTGATCAGCAGGGAGTACAAGAAGCTGCCAGGAGTGCCGCCTGTGCCCCTGGAGCTCGAGAACTGCGCCACGGTTAAGGGCATGATCGGCGATATCGAGGTTAGCGACAGATCCTGCGCCACAGTCACTGTGATCTGCCCGATGCCGCCGCAGGGCAGGCTCACACTGGATAAAAGACCCTCTGTCGAGGTCGCATCTGTGGGCCAGACGATAACATACACATACACGATCACAAACGGCGGAGAGACAACGATCAGCAACATCTACGTAGACGACGATATGCTCGGCAGGATCAACACAGATCCGATAACTCTCGGTCCGGGAGAGACCGCTGAGGTCACAGCGACGTATGTTGTGAAACCCACGGACACATCTCCGATAAAGAACGTCGCCACAGCGGCCGGCCAGGATCCGAACGGTGATGTGGTCTCTGACCCGGCGGAGGCTGAGGTCGTGATCGCCGGCGAGGTCCTCTTCAACAAGACCGCCGAGCCGAAGGTGGTCGAGCCGGGAGACACGATAACGTACACCATAAGGTATCAGAACACTGGAGGTGCGCTGCACGACGTCTACATCGTTGATCACTACCCGAACGAGGTTTATTTCATAAGCGCGACCCCTGCACCGACCAGCGGGAACAATGTCTGGTATGTGGGTGATCTCGGGCCTGGCGAGTCTGGCGAGATAGTGATAGTCGTGGGCGTTGCCCAGGAGCTGGGCAATATGAGCTTCAGCATGGATCAGAGCGTGAGCGGCTCAGGCTACGTCAACGTTTACAACAACCTCTGCACCACCCCGCCGAAGATAGTGAACAGGGCTGAGATGGTCTACAGGCTTACTCAGAATGGAGAGAGCACAAAGGTCACTACAGCCGCAGAGGTCCAGCTCGGACCGCCTGCCACATGCGCCAAGATCAAGGAGCACGGGAGCGGGTCGTACGAGACAGAAGATCAGGTCAGATACGAGCGCGGGAACCGCACGATAACCTGGAACAAGAGCCTGTCAGCGACGCACTATCCGACATCGTTCTCCCTCCCGAGAGACAGAAACGTGAACTACACGACTCTCTGGGTCGAGAAGCAGAAGGCGAAGAATTACGCGACAGACGCATCATTCAGCGAGGAGTACACGTATGCCAGGAGCATAAAGCGCGATAGCTCCCTCCAGATGGACGAGAACGGCTCCAGGCTCATGATCGATACGGAGTTCACAGGCATGGGTCATGTTGGAATACTCAAAGCCAGGGAGAGCAACCTGACGAAGAACGCCTTGGACAATGCTGTTTACGAGAGCAGGGAGGACTACGTCGGCAGCTTCAGGTTGTATCAGAAGGTCGATGAGTACGGCGAGCACCTCCGCTCCGAGAGCGAGGCGAGCGGCACGGGCTTTGCAGCCGTGGATAAACGTCTTGGATCTGCCCAGCGCTCTTACGAGTCTGGCACTGGCAGCTACGAGAGCTCCCAGCTCATGGACACCCTTAGCAGCTACATGCACAAGGAGATCAGCCTCAACCACGCGCCTGCGAACTACACGTACTCACAGGGCATGGGTGTGAACTACACCGGCAAGTGGTACGAGGGGATGTGGTCAAAGACGGATAAGAGCCTGATCAGCGAGAGCTTCTCCTCGCTTGACACACTCGAGAAGGAGACGTACGCGAGGGGCCTGAACGAGATGGAGACCGAGGCGGAGTTCTCAGGAAAGGCTGACTTCAGGGTCCTCTACCAGGATCTGAGCGGCAGGGAGGGCAGGACCATTGATCTCGTCGATCAGTACATCGGTGATTACAAGGTGAACCGCAAGGTCTCGATAACAGGTGTATCCAGATACAGCTACCCGCACATCTCTGTGAGAAAGGAGGGCTCCGTCGACCTGGCGAACAGCACATACGCTGATTACAGGATCATCGTTGAGAACGACGGCAACGTCAATCTCGGGCCTGTATACATACTTGACATCTTCCCGCCTGGCACGGAGTACGTGGGGTCATCTGCAAGACCTGGTGAACTGACATCAGAGTATGCCAACTGGACGCTCCTGCACCTTGGAATAGGCGATACAACAACGATCTCGCTCACTCTCAACATAACAGAAGAGGTATCGAACCTGGTCAACAGGGTGATCGTCTCAGGAGCGCATGACGATGAATGGGTCACGGCCAGAAACTTCTCCTCGATAAAGGTCGACTGGCTCGAGTGCTGTCCGGCGGAGCTCACGGCAACTAAGACAGCGGTAGTGCACAACGACACTGTGAGTTACAGGATCTCGCTGAGCAACAGAGCGAACTACACGATGGTCGCGTTCGTGATCGATTACATACCATCAGATATGCAGCTGATCAACTACTCGCTCACGCCCTCCCAGATACGAGAGAACAGGATCGAGTGGGCGATACTCGATCTCAGGCCCGGAAAGAGGATCGATATCGATTACAACATGAGAGCGCTCAGGAGCGGCACGTTCACGAACAGGGCCAGGGTGGAGGCCTACCCGATCGATGGGCCAGGATCGGTCGAGGCAGATCTGGCGGCCAGAGCATACGTCGGAGTCGAGATAAAAGAGCGGGAGAGAGAAGGGTGGACAGTGCCGAAGTGCATGGGTCTGAACTGCACCGAGTCGTACAGGGACGACTGGATGTCATGCAGCACATGTGCACCGGAGTAG
- a CDS encoding YkgJ family cysteine cluster protein, with product MRVIEVDPDVFSDICSSCGGICCIDARPPLTDRRAEILISAGLSPGDIEEVGYRRIRARDDGSCVLLENGRCRLHHLKPETCSAGPFTFDVVDRRLEIYLKRESICPLAGYLLRDREAYERQLKLAVEKILDLIRDMGGDELAAVLRIEEPETFKVMEIDLDDRHRA from the coding sequence ATGAGGGTGATCGAAGTGGATCCTGATGTCTTCAGCGATATCTGCAGCTCATGCGGCGGCATCTGCTGCATCGATGCGAGACCGCCTCTGACAGACAGGAGGGCTGAGATCCTGATCTCAGCGGGTCTGAGCCCGGGCGATATAGAGGAGGTGGGCTACAGGAGGATCAGGGCGAGGGATGACGGCTCATGCGTGCTCTTAGAGAATGGAAGGTGCAGGCTGCATCATCTCAAGCCCGAGACCTGCTCAGCAGGCCCCTTCACGTTTGATGTTGTGGACAGAAGACTGGAGATCTACCTGAAGCGGGAGAGCATATGCCCGCTCGCCGGCTATCTTCTGAGGGACAGGGAGGCATACGAGAGGCAGCTGAAGCTTGCTGTTGAGAAGATACTCGATCTCATCAGGGATATGGGCGGGGACGAGCTTGCAGCCGTGCTCAGAATAGAGGAGCCGGAGACCTTCAAGGTCATGGAGATCGACCTGGATGATAGGCACAGAGCATGA